The genome window GCATCATACGGATACTCCCAAAATGCATCGCGGTCCTGCGTGACTGGGTGCTTGCGTACCTACGTGAGTGACGCAAATGGTGTGGTGCCTGTATATCAATGACCATGCAGAAAGAGAATACAATTTTTGACAGTGTCATTGTTTTGCTGTTTTGAGTGTAATTTGTGCATCACGTGCACAAGAGGCTGACTGAATGGAACTACTTTGCAAGTCTTTATCAAATTGAGAACCAGACACCCGGCCTAAAAGCAATAAATAATGTCAGTGTAGCCTACAACATACAACTTTTTGCTTGTCCAGGCAATCCGTTTCGTTTACATACGATCGTTATTGTTACATAGAGTGCATCTAGTGAGACTCACCACATAAACCTAGACTATTTTATTGTTTGTGACATGTTAGTCCAATGCATTTTATGTAGGCTATAAGACATACATTTATGTTGTCCCCTGAACCTGAACTTGATTGAAATTCTGAACCTATTGGATTCGTAAAAGCCGGGCCTGTAGCCTACTTTACTTTGAGCGAAAGGGGGCACTGTTGCAGAAATAACCCTCCATTTGACCACTCTTGAGACTAACGACGTTCTTCGGAAGTAAGTACATTAGGATAACAGGGGGACGAGGTTGCGTAACTGCAGGGCGACAAAGACCGGTGGACAACACATGTTTTAGATGAACTAATACAAATAGGATATCATCAGCCACACACAGAGGTGAACATGGCTGACATATCGGAGAGGACACTGCAGATTGCAATTGCAATTTCCTTTGCCATGGGGTTTATTACTGGATGGCAGGCCAACCGAATGAGAAGGAAGTTTTTGGACTGGAGAAAGAAAAGACTACAGGACAAGCTATCTGAGACACAGAAGAAGTTGGACTTGGCGTAACTTCAGTCAGTCAACTGCTTGATTAATTGTGTTAAATGTATGTGTGCTGTTCAGTGTCAACAGTTCATTGCTCGTCATTGTTCTCTAGGTAAAATATGAAACTAGGCAATATGTAGCTGTATGAGAATGTTTAGGACGATCCCAGGTAAGATGAGTGATCAAAGTTGCGGACTCTAAGGCGACTACGCCATTTATACTGTACGCTCATAGAATACAGTCGGACGGATCTGTatcttatatatttttttcttaggGCTTACATAAGtttttacagtgtgtgttcatgttttgttttcCAGGTCACCAGAAACCTCGTTTTAGCTATGAAGCAAAGCTGTAAATTGGTTAGCAGCTGACAGCATTTCCTGAGACAAACTTGATGAACACTTTCATCTATGTGTGCTGCACACTGACCACGGACACTTCCACCCATTTGAGGAGGATTGAATTCTGTCACCATTTTATACTTGACTTCACCCATGTCAGTCCACATTGCCATTCATCTtgtcaaataaaacaaaacaaaacatacctcttttttttaaagcattttTCTCTCAAGAGCCTTATATATGATTCTGATGACACACAGTGGGGTCCAAACGTCTGAGACCACATGAAAATGTAATGGGGGAATTGAGTGGGTAACAATTATGTGAAGGGAAATAAACCAAAAGGTAATTAACTGGCTATTaatgatatattttttgctATTTCATGAATTACTATAACCCTACTGGGGGTAACAGGGAAGCTAGTTACCCCAGATTCAAAAGTGTAGATTTTAAGGGGGCCAGTTGCCCCTAACACACTCATCCAACATACTACTTAAAATATATCCAACATTTTCTTTCTAAAATAGTGAATTATTTATGTTAAGGCCTTACAACTAGTACTTTTAATATAGATCAACGTGAATTGAAACATGTCTAGTTGGGTCCTATTTTGCCCTACATCAAATGCCAAACAGAAGTAGGCCTATCTGACAAGTGGTCTCAGACGTTTGGGACCTAGGGTATAAACTATTCTTTTTCTATGCCAAATATTGCAGTGTTAATGACAAGTTAATAAATTGGAAAGATTTCTAAGATCCTTTTCCTCTATTTTGGAAGCATTTTTCGCTCATTGTTCTATATCTGTATAACCATATGTAATCtcataattaattaattatataataataattacagaATAATAAATATGTAATGAATTGCCGATCTCTTTTAAACCCTTTAAATATTGTTTGAGCCTGACATGTAGCAGGAAATTAACCGATTTAAAAGCTCCACAGTAATGTGACGATACGGTTCATCAATCTGACAGTGACTCTAAAGCGCCAGGGGTCTCCTAACAGCTTTTGCGAGACTTCAAGAACCTTTATTATGAAGATAACAACAAAATCCTTTCCTTAGCCCGGAAGTTCATCTGGGCGACAGTAGTAGGCGCAACTAGCAACTATTAGCTAGCAAAGCTTGTACAGCTGAAAGATATGCAATTGTCTGCACTTGATGCAGATTAGTTTGGAGACTAGTTGGGTAACTACATCGTCAAAAGGCAAGCCATGAGTTCAAACAACGTCAGCCTGTCCAAAGGTAAACTGTGCTGGATATGTTCTTGCTGCAACTTAACTGACAGTCAGCAAGCTAGCTAAGTTGGCTAGTACTGtactagtctagtagctaaccaGTTGAGTTAGCTAGCGTAGCGAGCAAACGCATTTAATGTGAATCTGGTGTTTAGTTTGCCGCTGTGTTTTAGCTACATGATGGCGTTTATAACCCTCGACAGCTAGCAATTTGGTTTTAAGCAAACTTAGCAGTAAGCCACCTATTAAGTTACTTAATTTAGTGGATATAGGTTGGCACAGCAGCAACTTGCCAAGAAGATCTAGGTGTAGCATAGCTAACTTAAGCTTGCTAGCAATGCGACCTTGACTGACAACATGACCTGACATAACCCTGAATCGCTACTAGTAATGTACTAACATTTAGTTATTGTTACAGTAGTCAATGTTCACGTCTCTTTCGTACAAATTTATTGTTGACACGATGCAGTAAGTATGATTGATGTCTTACTGCTTTTTTTACTGGACTACCTAGCTATCAAAATAGTTTGAGCAATGTTAATACTCTTATTCAATGTTAGCTATCAAATCATTTCATAACCAATTGTGCTGGCACTGCCATCAATCCACTTTCTACCTAATGTTTCCGTGTTATTTATTTTGTAGGTGAGCTTGCAACGGCAATCTCCTTGACTGCTGGAGTAACAGCTATTGGCATCCTACTCTTCCAAAAACTGTTCTCAAAGGGGAAAGGTGTAAAGCCTAAAGTGAACCAGGAACTGCAGAAGGACAATCCCAAAGTGGTACATGCGTTTGATATCGAGGATCTTGGGGACAAAGCCGTATACTGCAGGTGTTGGCGCTCAAAGAAGGTACCTAGCATTCAAGTTGATATTGCCACTTTAAGTCCAGGGGATGTTGCCAATGGTTATCACAAAATGTATTAGCCAGTACATTCTCCTTAAATTGATTAAAAACAAatactatttacattttggtaACTCACTTTATATCcaacattaacattttgatACATTTCATGAGGCTTGTCATATCAGTGCAGTTGCCTTTAAATAGTCACAATGCATTTTTCGAGAGGACatttttagatgttttgtccAACTTGAGTTCAAATGATTTTCATTTACTTTGAAAGACTGGTGTCAGGAAAGGTATTTGATACATAAATTTCACCTGATAAGCATGAGGTGGTGCTGAGACCAAGAGcacaatgcaaatgttttttttacctaACTGCTGAAACAGATGGTAAACTTACAAGGTCAGGTTGGTTCACTGGGTTAGCTAAACCTAACCATGCATGGCAAAAAGAAAACCCTGCACATCAGACTTCTTCAAATGGTTCTTTAACAGGCAATTTAACATACTATCACTTAATTCACAGGATTCTGCCAAATATATAGCTGTTAGAAGAAGTAAACTGATCTTGCTTGAATTTTGTGTTTGCACAAATACTGGTCCTGAAGACTGTATCTCTCTTGTAGTTTCCATACTGTGATGGCGCCCACGCGAAACACAATCAGGAGACGGGAGACAACGTTGGTCCCCTTATCATCAAGAGAAAGGAGGCCTAAACATTCTTTCTGCTTCCATGAGTATCGCTGCTAACACATGCACAAGTGCTTCTTGTTTCAAATAGGGTGGCAGAAATTTATTTTACTGCACATTACACCCCTGCTAGTCTCAAATGTTATCAGTCAGAATTCagtgtaaacaaagaaatctcCCTTGAGCAATGTTGAAAGGTAAGTGCAGAACATTTATTCTTCTTTGATGAGTGTAAAATATGTTAGTCACTAAAACGTCAGTACACTGTAGGTAAACTGGTCATGTCATGGTCATCTACACGAATGTGCtatccattgtgtgtgtgtgtgtgtatacagtgaaGCAGTGCTTTTTGAAATTGATTTATCTTGTTTGTAAAGTAATTAAGGGTTGTTAAGATTTGGTGCCAAGTAGGCAGAATAATTCTAATTTACAGTGTATTGTTCTATAAAATGTTATTATAATGTTGCTATCAATGCCACCAAACTTTTGTGTGTTAAGGATCAAATAAACACAGCTCTAACTGTTCAATCTGTAATGTATTAAAAAGTGTCCATGtgaataaaatataatttgtgTACCTGTAAAACATTCCTGCAAAACATACCTCCATGATCGGAGAGCTTGAACTTCTGTGCCCAGGGGTCCTTTTGGGTACCAATCTGGCCTTGACCACAGTGAAGGTAAACAGTTTTGTTGGAATGATCGTTTATCTTGATCATTGATTTAAATCAACACCACGCAATTACATAGCGAAACATGCAAAATGTCACTTTAATGTCAGTATGTAGGCCTTGGCCACCAACAGGGGTTCAAGCCCTGTAGGTGTTGAAACCTACGGAGTCCCTGAAGTGACCTgtgcaaaaagaaaacagacttTTAGATCTGCGTGCGCACGAAAATGTGTTCTCTCTTTTCTGGTTGCGTCATTGGAATCATATAAATTACAGAGCACCTGTAAAAATAGAGAACATATGGATGCACATTAATTTTAGATATATATTTTAAACTTGGCCTTCACCCAtgctttttttaattattatttcacGTAAGTGAAGCCACCACTTCCACATGTAGCCTACAAGGATCTGACGCAAATTCGGCCATAAATCTGCGACAGTTCGTTCTAACATCACCAATTTTGAGAAtgtgtgagacttgagagccatGAGTGGGTGTCCGCTTTGTGCTCAATGAGTTTAGTTATGTACTAGTATGAAACCAGAGAAGGTCAAACAGAGTATTAGGTCCAGGGTCGGCTCCATTGCCCCCCCAAATGGAATGCTGTGCCCCCTCAAAAAAGAATAAAGTGTAATTAAGAAATATGGCATTGGCTATAAATTAAAAGTCTGGCTACACTTTCCAGAAGAATTGTACGGATCCTTTCCGTAAGCCTATATGCTATTGCTTACTGTGTAACAGGCTGTTACTaacagccatatagcctacttgtttctatttgttgttgttgatgaaacCTATTGTAACCTGTGAATTGTACTAGAAATAGCTGCATTATGGCCATGTGTTATTCAGTTAAGTCATAACTGCGTGAATTGCACTAGTTGTTGCTCCCCATTCCCATTGCACATCTGACGCGCGGTTTGGGCGTGCATTTTTTCACACATGGGCGGGATCCTCACCTTTATTACCCCCCATGAGACATATGTGATGTGGACCGCAGATGAGCTGATGAACTAGCAAGAAAAGTCACATTCTTCGAGAGTTTGTAAGCAAAAGAACACCTAGTATACAAACTGAAGTTTTTTGGAACCATGAAGTGCAACATGATAGTATTAGTTAGGATAGCTGTCCTCTGGATGTTTTCGTTTGGCGTCCAAGGCTGGGTAGCTCCAGACTTTTGCCGCGGCTCTGAATGCCCTGAGTTTACTCTCGTGCAGAAGATTAAGGTGACACAACTAACATGTGAGAGCCAATACTACACGAGATATGTTTGAGTTTGAATAAAAACGTAACGTTTTCTCTGAAACAACAGGAATTTGAGGAACGTGCGTATTTTGCAAGCCGATGGATAACCACCGAAGTTGCAAGCGCGAAACAGGATGATGTGAAGGCTGGCTTTATGAGGCTATACCAGTACTGCAAGGGACAGAATGAAGGAAGTAGGTCAAAGGAACTGGTTTTCTTAAGATGTAACATTATTCGAGATTCATGCAGTAAAAGTATTCTGTATCTAAACTGTTTGTTGGGCTGTTTCAGGCGCAAGTGTCACCACAAAGACGTGGCCTGCAATAATCACCATAACAGAGGTAGGGTCGGCGGACGGAGATGTGTCGGTGTCTTTCTTCATTCCCCCCGGCACCGTCCTTCCAAAGCCACATGACACAACAATCAGGGAGGAAAACATACCTGCTCGAACGGTTTATGTTAAGTAAGTAGACCACCCTACTCTACGCCCTCCTGCTTACTGAAAATACGATACACTTATTTTAGAAATATGTTTGCTAAATTATAAGACATTGTACGCGTTTAACAGCCTTCCCGAAAGTTACACTTACTCAATTGAAAAGTTTAAAAAGGTGTGTTCTTGTTTGCAAGGGCATAAGGAAGTGTGACTGTTCTGTTAATGCTGTGAGAAGTATTGCTAATAGCATGGGCAACTGAACAAAACAGCTATGAAAGGCACAAAGTTATGAGGCACAAGTTAGTCACTCTACACACTAGAACTGGTACTTGGACCATAACATTATTCATTTTTTGCAGGACTCAGATGTGACAGTAGATGGATAAAGCAACACCttataggctacagcttagaTTCAATTTTTCTTCACACAGTCTTCACAAAGTCTCTCTAATTTAATGAAAATTTCTCTCTAGGATATTTGGTGGTTTCCCATCATATTCTGCTGCACAGGCCAATGTGAAGCAACTACGGGATGAGTTGAATGAGGCTGGGAAAGCCTTTGAGCTGCATAAGTACACAGGAGCAGGATATCAGAGCCCATGGGAAATATTCAACCATCACAATGAGGTCTGGGTCGAGGCTGTATAAAGGGAAACATAGATTGTACTTTCTGTCTGAATTCAACCCAAAATGATCATATTGCATTTCTTTGACCTAATAAGATTGTTTTGGGGCCAATGAGTCTCTTCGAGATGAGAATCCAAATTATACAATTTTGATCGACAGTCATATCGTCTTAACACAAAACAACTCTTATCTTTGTTCTATTATTAATGGGTGGTGCCTAAATGACCTTTCTATGGTTAAGTTGATTATGTTGTTGAAAACATGTTTGAGAATGTGGTGCAACAGCATTATTCAGCTTTGATGAAATCCACATTCAATAAAAAAGTATATTGTTTAAGATAGCAAATTAACTGTATGCAATTATGTCAGCATAACATAAATAAAGAGATGTATAAAGAGTCATTATACATCAACAGGCTTAGCAGAAACATGTTCTTTGAACTGTTCAAACATGTAAAACTGGCTTTGCGGGTTTGTTAGGATGCATAGAATATTTCTAGCAATGCTCCTGGaaccaggggcgtgtccagacatttttgataggggtggcaccaggggtggcccgcctctgactgggcatatagcccaTATATAgccatatattggggtggccaatcagattgcaggggtggcccgtgccaccctaggccactccctgaacacgccactgcctGGAACACCTTAATTGGTTCCTGGAACCTGGAAATCTGATGAGACTATGCTTTTACTTCCTGGTTTGACTTGTTTGTGCTAGAGGAGAAAAATAAGGGCTGACCCCTGAGACATTGTGTGAAAAGGGTGGGGTTGCTGTGGAGCAAGTGAGAGTTGCTACTTAAGTTTTCCAAAACAGCAGATATAGTAAATAAGCGTATAATCAACTGTCCATATCTTTTTTATCTCAGAAAGCATAGTTTTGGTTTTagcaaatgttttttctttattttataaAACAAATGCGTTAAACAACATCAAAACGTGTCCTATTTCTCATATGATGACCGTTCCTGGACACTAGATGGTGCTGTAACATTTAATGCCATGAACCTGGATGTAACCCAGTGTATGTTGGGTTTGACCAGTGTGTTAGACCCAATAATACTGTAACCGTCATGGGAAATGACTGTTGGTGGTGATCAGTTGTAGTTTATATTGTGGATGGCGAATTTGATAATTTTTCAAGCAATTTCAGTGTGTTTTATTTAATTTACATAAGTCTAAAATAACCAGTGGATGGGCAGTCGGCCATAATGCTTGACCCATGCCTGTACCCCACTAGTACTGTAGTTTGTGGGCAGTGAGGATGTGTGACTAAAGGACAAGGCCACTGTACCCAGTTCCCAGCATGCCACTGCCTGCTTCTCGCAGCAGGACCTTCTCTGGGATCTAGACGGACGCACACAGTCTCCATGACAACTGTTCTATTGTGGGGAACAAGGCCTGTGCGTCAGGTGCGTAATCATACTTTTATGAAAACCTGAAATAACGGCAGCTAAAGTGTTGGTATGAGTCACAGTTGAACATGGACTTACTCACCTATTGGCCCTTTCCTTTCCGTGATACTTCATGTTTTTGAGAACATGTCTCAAACATTGGTAGAAATAAATCAGGTTTACCGAAGACCAAAGTCATATTTCTCTACTTGATAAAACACTGTATTTCAGGATTCAAGTCAAATGTTCTAAATCTACTTTTCTGATACTCAGTTCACCTCTAAATAGTAATTGAGTGTAGATGTGCTATTTTAGATAGCTGTCACAGGTAATACAAAAGACAATAGGAGTTAGGCAGCTACAAAGTAGGGAAAAGGGACACAGTGGTAATATAAAGGCTAGAAAGTATAGGGATAGGAGTTATGGCAAATTGATATCAGACTGAATAAAAAAGGTGTCTGGACCTTCAGCTCAGACATTCATAaacctcactctctcacctcaCTATCTCAAGAGTTTCTATTGTTGACTTTCCATGTCCTATTTTCCctcacattttcattttctcctcttccctcctccttccttggTGTCCCTATATGTTTGTCTTTTTTGCCTGATATTGCTCTGTatatttctctcctctctcaagcATCTCTTCACCCTGAGGcgctgtctgtcagcctgttcTCCCATCTCTATCACCATCTCCctttcgctttctctctctccaaatcATTTAGTACTTGGTGTCAAGAATGCACCTAACCCAGGATGACTTGCAAAAGTACATTGAAAAGTAGGCCAGCATTGAAAAGAACTCTTTGTGCAATAGCTTAACCTCGGATGTAGTCTTGTGTCCAGAACTGTCAGTTTCTATGGAAACCCATTCCCAGTGACACGCCCCTTAGCCATACTGAAaattctgatttaaaataaagtTAAACAGGGCCAGTTTTAACTGCAGCAACTGTCAATTCACCTGGTTATGACAGCGAAAGGGAGTTAAATGGAGCTATTTTTTATTGCAGGTATTAAAAAGAATGATAGTAGGTGTTGTTCCACACGCAAGGAATTTAACCCTACATGGTTCCAGATGGGCTAGGCTCAACGAGGATACACATAATTCGACATCATCTTCAGAAATCGTTTTATAATAGattttagaagaaaaaaaaattatagccCATAAATTGCACCTGTATATAACCTCACTTTTCCCCAAAGGATTTCAAACCTGACATCCTAATTCTGCTTCATTATAAAAGGGGTAAACCAGGACACTCATTAAATAATTGTCTCTGCAGCTGCCTCTCccctggagagactggaggagctGTGCAGACGGAAAAGACAAGTTTCCATGAGCGGGGCTCTGTGTGGATGGGAGAGTGGAGCTCTGAGTGGATGGAGGCACCTTCGTTCAGTGAGGTAAATCAACCTCGGCAGTATCCTAAATCATGTTGATAATATTGCTAAAAAAAGCTTGGGCATCTTGAtcaaaacattttacatttttgcaCGAGATTTTGTCTCACCCAACCTTGTAGGACATGACCTTGGGGTGCTGTACCTTGGCTTAGGTAGTGTATTAAAGCACCTTTTTCCTCTTGGTGCTGTTAGGCATGGTGGTTTGTGGAAGTTTACATCCATATTGGAGGAGTATGTGTACACATAGAAAGAACATTGACtgtcagcacacacatacacacacacacacacacacacaattccctTTGTGGGCATGTCTGTAGCAGGACAGATTAGATGAGACATATTTGCTTCTGCGTATCACACTAGGATGGCATCTAAGACCAAAACTATAACCTATTGTTCCTACCATCCTCTCCTGGTAgaactactctctctctcacatacagagGTCCATTTTATATACTCttgtatactgtatacacacactcctctgtcACAATGCTCATAATAATAATACGtctatttatatagcacattttatACAATAATTGCagttgctttacataaaatcaataaaaacaatatcataagtaataaaagtaataaaaccctGCTGAACAAATCTCTCAGAACAAATCTCATACCATACACTTGTCTATGTAGAGTCTTGTTGTTAAGCTTCAGAGTAAAGATGGCAACTCTATATAGAAAGACTTAAGTACAGtacacatccacccacccacacaacaTGATGTACATTGTCTACATACTCGcatactcgcacacacactgaaaaatCAATGCTCCTATATAATCTGTTCTATTTCGCATTcagtttgtgttgtttttattgaaGACTGGAGCCACTCTCATCCTGATAGTGTGAGTGCATTTGGCTTAGTTTAAATGAAATTCAAGTGTGTTTGTCAGGCTTTCTGAAGAGGACAGTGGAATGTCTGATAGGATAAGT of Hypomesus transpacificus isolate Combined female chromosome 11, fHypTra1, whole genome shotgun sequence contains these proteins:
- the LOC124473807 gene encoding mitoregulin-like, which codes for MADISERTLQIAIAISFAMGFITGWQANRMRRKFLDWRKKRLQDKLSETQKKLDLA
- the cisd1 gene encoding CDGSH iron-sulfur domain-containing protein 1, translated to MSSNNVSLSKGELATAISLTAGVTAIGILLFQKLFSKGKGVKPKVNQELQKDNPKVVHAFDIEDLGDKAVYCRCWRSKKFPYCDGAHAKHNQETGDNVGPLIIKRKEA
- the soul2 gene encoding heme-binding protein soul2; this encodes MKCNMIVLVRIAVLWMFSFGVQGWVAPDFCRGSECPEFTLVQKIKEFEERAYFASRWITTEVASAKQDDVKAGFMRLYQYCKGQNEGSASVTTKTWPAIITITEVGSADGDVSVSFFIPPGTVLPKPHDTTIREENIPARTVYVKIFGGFPSYSAAQANVKQLRDELNEAGKAFELHKYTGAGYQSPWEIFNHHNEVWVEAV